In one Streptomyces sp. NBC_01241 genomic region, the following are encoded:
- a CDS encoding chaplin family protein, with translation MKNLKKAAAVTMIAGGIIAAGAGAASATGHGAGAHGAATHSPGVVSGNVVQVPVHVPVNVVGNTVNVIGLLNPAFGNVGLNG, from the coding sequence GTGAAGAACCTGAAGAAGGCCGCTGCCGTCACCATGATCGCCGGCGGAATCATCGCCGCCGGTGCCGGCGCGGCTTCCGCCACCGGCCACGGCGCCGGCGCCCACGGTGCCGCGACCCACTCCCCGGGCGTGGTCAGCGGCAACGTCGTCCAGGTCCCGGTGCACGTCCCGGTGAACGTGGTCGGCAACACCGTCAACGTGATCGGCCTGCTCAACCCCGCCTTCGGCAACGTCGGCCTGAACGGCTGA
- a CDS encoding response regulator, with translation MADKIIRVLLVDDHQVVRRGLRTFLEVQDDIEVVGEASDGAEGVARTEELRPDVVLMDIKMPGTDGIEALRKLRELENPAKVLIVTSFTEQRTVVPALRAGASGYVYKDVDPDALAGAIRSVYAGHVLLQPEVAGALLAQDDAGSGTGRGSTLTEREREVLGLIADGRSNREIARALVLSEKTVKTHVSNILMKLDLSDRTQAALWAVRHGAAG, from the coding sequence GTGGCTGACAAGATCATCAGGGTGCTGCTGGTCGACGACCACCAGGTGGTCCGCCGCGGTCTGCGTACATTCCTGGAGGTACAGGACGACATAGAAGTGGTCGGTGAGGCGTCCGACGGCGCGGAAGGGGTGGCCAGGACCGAAGAACTCCGTCCCGACGTCGTCCTGATGGACATCAAGATGCCCGGCACGGACGGGATCGAGGCCCTGCGCAAGCTCCGCGAGCTGGAGAACCCGGCCAAGGTCCTCATCGTCACCAGCTTCACCGAGCAGCGCACCGTGGTCCCCGCGCTACGGGCCGGAGCTTCCGGGTACGTATACAAGGACGTCGACCCGGACGCCCTGGCCGGCGCTATCCGCTCGGTGTACGCGGGCCACGTCCTGCTCCAGCCGGAGGTCGCGGGAGCCCTGCTAGCCCAGGACGACGCGGGCAGCGGTACGGGCCGGGGGAGCACCCTTACCGAACGGGAGCGGGAAGTGCTGGGCCTCATCGCTGACGGCCGCTCCAACCGCGAGATCGCGCGAGCCCTGGTCCTCTCCGAGAAGACCGTCAAGACGCACGTCTCGAATATTCTGATGAAGCTGGATCTCTCGGACCGCACCCAGGCGGCCCTCTGGGCCGTCCGGCACGGGGCGGCGGGCTGA
- a CDS encoding GAF domain-containing sensor histidine kinase has translation MSHRPPSGLAAVSAALLAMSRHLEVRDVLKTIVASARELLDAEYAALGVPDDHGGFAQFVVDGVSDEQWKAIGPLPRQHGILAAMLHEARPERLADVRKDPRFEGWPAAHPDMSDFLGLPIRDGDEIIGALFLANKRCPKPEGSCGFTAEDEELLSILAQHAAIALTNARLYERSRELTIAEERSRLAHELHDAVSQKLFSLRLTAQAATTLIDRDPARAKGELHQVAALAAEAVEELRAAVIELRPAALDEDGLIATLRTQIQVLDRAHSARVTFESLGVRALPAAQEEALLRVSQEALHNALRHSGAEHVGVTLARHGGGTLLRITDDGSGFEPAATRQAGRHLGLVSMRDRASGVGGRLTVESAPGKGTTIEMEVPGG, from the coding sequence ATGAGCCATCGCCCACCGTCGGGCCTCGCAGCGGTGAGTGCCGCGCTGCTCGCCATGAGCCGGCATCTCGAAGTGCGCGACGTCCTGAAGACGATCGTCGCCTCGGCCCGCGAACTGCTGGACGCCGAGTACGCCGCCCTGGGCGTGCCCGACGATCACGGCGGCTTCGCCCAGTTCGTCGTCGACGGCGTCAGCGACGAGCAGTGGAAGGCCATCGGCCCCCTGCCCCGGCAGCACGGCATCCTCGCCGCGATGCTCCACGAGGCGAGGCCCGAGCGCCTCGCCGACGTCCGCAAGGACCCCCGCTTCGAGGGCTGGCCCGCCGCCCACCCCGACATGTCCGATTTCCTCGGTCTGCCCATCCGGGACGGCGACGAGATCATCGGCGCGCTCTTCCTCGCCAACAAGCGCTGCCCCAAACCCGAGGGCAGCTGCGGTTTCACCGCCGAGGACGAGGAGCTGCTGTCGATCCTCGCCCAGCATGCGGCGATCGCCCTCACCAACGCCCGGCTGTACGAGCGCAGCCGGGAGCTCACCATCGCCGAGGAGCGCTCCCGGCTCGCCCATGAGCTGCACGACGCGGTCAGCCAGAAGCTGTTCTCGTTGCGGCTGACGGCCCAGGCCGCCACCACTCTGATCGACCGCGACCCGGCCCGCGCCAAGGGCGAGCTCCACCAGGTCGCCGCGCTCGCCGCGGAAGCCGTGGAGGAGCTGCGCGCCGCCGTCATCGAACTGCGCCCGGCCGCGCTCGATGAGGACGGCCTCATCGCCACCCTCCGCACCCAGATCCAGGTCCTGGACCGTGCCCACTCGGCCCGGGTCACCTTCGAGAGCCTGGGCGTACGGGCCCTGCCGGCCGCCCAGGAAGAGGCGCTGCTCCGGGTCTCGCAGGAGGCCCTGCACAACGCGCTGCGCCACTCGGGCGCCGAGCACGTCGGCGTCACACTGGCCCGGCACGGCGGCGGCACACTGCTGCGGATCACCGACGACGGCAGCGGCTTCGAACCCGCGGCGACCCGGCAGGCGGGCCGCCACCTGGGCCTGGTGTCGATGCGCGACCGCGCGAGCGGGGTCGGCGGAAGGCTCACCGTTGAATCGGCGCCCGGCAAGGGCACCACGATCGAGATGGAGGTACCCGGTGGCTGA
- a CDS encoding transglycosylase SLT domain-containing protein: MSESSIPGRRRRLNKTQKLSAAAISAVAVASLSFSLVPANAEGKPKAQAAEAAAPVVLTSVAGTPQAKALQASLIGQHSTAEKLVKAADLARAKKAAAVEAKAKAAAKAKAEAKARVKSEAVAEKRTGTQAASRSEARTPVYANNLDGWIREALDIMKSRGIPGTYDGLHRNIMRESSGNPNAINGWDINARNGVPSIGLLQIIKPTFDAYHVPGTAFSQYNPVANLTAAANYAADRYGSIDNVNSAY, from the coding sequence ATGTCCGAGTCCAGCATCCCCGGCCGTCGCCGTCGCCTGAACAAGACCCAGAAGCTCTCCGCCGCGGCTATCTCCGCCGTCGCCGTCGCCTCGCTCTCGTTCTCGCTCGTCCCCGCCAATGCCGAAGGCAAGCCCAAGGCCCAGGCCGCCGAGGCCGCCGCCCCCGTGGTTCTCACCTCGGTCGCCGGTACTCCGCAGGCCAAGGCACTGCAGGCCAGCCTCATCGGGCAGCACTCGACCGCCGAGAAGCTGGTGAAGGCCGCCGACCTCGCGCGAGCCAAGAAGGCCGCCGCGGTCGAGGCGAAGGCGAAGGCCGCCGCGAAGGCCAAGGCCGAGGCGAAGGCCCGGGTGAAGTCCGAGGCCGTCGCCGAGAAGCGCACCGGCACGCAGGCTGCCAGCCGTTCCGAGGCCCGTACCCCGGTCTACGCCAACAACCTGGACGGCTGGATCCGGGAGGCCCTGGACATCATGAAGTCGCGCGGCATCCCCGGCACGTACGACGGTCTGCACCGCAACATCATGCGGGAGTCCAGCGGCAACCCGAATGCGATCAACGGCTGGGACATCAACGCGCGGAACGGCGTTCCGTCCATCGGCCTGCTGCAGATCATCAAGCCGACGTTCGACGCGTACCACGTCCCCGGCACGGCCTTCAGCCAGTACAACCCGGTCGCCAACCTCACCGCCGCGGCCAACTACGCCGCCGACCGGTACGGCTCGATCGACAACGTCAACAGCGCGTACTGA